In the Malassezia vespertilionis chromosome 1, complete sequence genome, one interval contains:
- the MAM33 gene encoding Mitochondrial acidic protein mam33 (BUSCO:EOG0926577T; COG:C; EggNog:ENOG503P2ZN), with protein MALRTALLRFNRVSRVASHARALTPHATRSVAVAQSAPLAFARAFNTSIRACGQGESDSDLISSLEQEILYEKEATQTDETDGNASSSHAWLDDFKKDGIWSIEDKSGSDEIALTRDFGNEHIRVLFSIGEIDTTDPANEIEQEDADLSASGEQEYDATFPVRCAISITKRGHGSLNIDAQAQDSQFMIENVTFYKDDVLATELTAEADWKRRGLYMGPQFETLDENVQAQFESYLAERGISTKLAMFIPNFAENKEQREYCSWLEHVKTFVAA; from the coding sequence ATGGCCTTGCGTACTGCTTTGCTGCGATTCAACAGGGTGTCCCGTGTAGCTTCCCATGCCCGTGCCCTAACTCCCCATGCCACGCGTTCTGTCGCAGTCGCCCAAAGTGCACCATTAGCGTTTGCACGTGCATTCAACACGTCCATCCGTGCGTGTGGCCAAGGCGAGTCGGACAGCGACTTAATTTCGAGCCTCGAGCAGGAGATCCTGTACGAGAAGGAGGCCACGCAGACTGATGAAACGGACGGCAATGCTTCTTCTTCTCATGCTTGGCTTGATGACTTCAAGAAGGACGGGATTTGGAGCATTGAGGATAAGTCGGGCTCTGACGAAATTGCCTTGACGCGCGACTTTGGCAACGAGCACATCCGCGTCCTCTTCAGCATTGGCGAAATTGACACGACGGACCCTGCGAATGAGATTGAGCAAGAGGATGCGGACTTGAGTGCGTCTGGTGAGCAGGAGTACGATGCGACGTTCCCCGTCCGCTGCGCGATTAGCATCACAAAGCGTGGCCATGGCTCGCTGAACATTGATGCCCAGGCGCAGGATAGCCAGTTTATGATTGAGAACGTTACATTCTATAAAGATGACGTACTTGCCACGGAGCTCACTGCCGAAGCCGACTGGAAGCGCCGTGGTCTGTACATGGGCCCGCAGTTCGAAACGCTGGACGAAAACGTACAGGCGCAGTTTGAGAGTTACTTGGCGGAGCGTGGTATTTCCACCAAGCTTGCCATGTTTATCCCCAACTTTGCTGAAAACAAGGAACAGCGCGAGTACTGCAGCTGGCTCGAGCATGTCAAGACGTTTGTAGCTGCGTAA
- a CDS encoding uncharacterized protein (EggNog:ENOG503NUG6; MEROPS:MER0208659; TransMembrane:1 (i104-127o); COG:I) has translation MGTRASLRPLQNGCEEMADTESTIRNTLLNASRDSISRPNSSLSMRVVRVDSVESEELEMTSIYRHVPNTFNDSETMPLINDMPDPARQCTESRREYAFISLSFLINQTTAVLISSVILVATVAMGLCSRFIHAIPDMLLSKQRPKPLWDNPERWRSEELVKNTQYYAENCGFFIVDEQAETQDGYYLCMHRVECKTDTAKNGPGKGFPVLIMHGLFQSSGSFVTSEERSLAFWLAAKGYQVYMGNNRAAFDMGHRTHSRYSPAFWDYNIHDLALYDLPAMVDFVRHKTEHDKIAYIGHSQGNAIMFLALSRWFVPALADRISYFAALAPAVYSGPLTKKFPLKYLSKLDWLAWRRLFGVCDFIPLMKFSYDWTPATPYAALGYQMFAYLFEWTDTNWLLRRKGKMFRFTPQPTSSASMFWWAGKNGFAERGCLFAQDTQWYDERFPPAALFGGGADRLVLTEPLLEHFDKYEHQANLIRIKIQPGAEHCDHYWSADAVEWCFNDILDDIEKTRPRE, from the exons ATGGGCACTCGTGCATCCTTGCGCCCCCTTCAAAATGGTTGTGAGGAGATGGCTGATACAGAAAGCACCATACGCAACACTCTGCTCAATGCAAGCAGGGATTCGATTTCACGCCCAAACTCGTCGCTGAGCATGCGCGTCGTACGCGTCGACTCTGTGGAGAGCGAGGAGTTGGAAATGACGTCCATTTATAGGCATGTGCCCAATACATTTAACGACTCGGAGACCATGCCGCTGATCAACGATATGCCGGATCCAGCACGCCAATGTACAGAAAGCAGGCGCGAGTATGCGTTTATTTCTCTATCGTTTTTGATTAATCAAACCACGGCCGTTTTGATCTCGTCGGTCATTTTGGTTGCGACGGTTGCGATGGGGCTTTGTTCCCGGTTTATACACGCAATACCCGATATGCTGCTGTCGAAACAACGCCCAAAACCGTTGTGGGACAACCCGGAGCGGTGGCGCAGCGAAGAGCTTGTAAAAAATACTCAGTACTACGCAGAAAACTGCGGGTTTTTCATCGTTGATGAGCAGGCAGAGACGCAGGATGGATACTAtttgtgcatgcacagaGTGGAATGCAAAACGGACACGGCCAAGAATGGGCCCGGCAAAGGGTTCCCTGTGCTAATTATGCATGGTCTTTTCCAGTCGTCAGGGTCTTTTGTGACTTCGGAGGAGCGCAGTTTAGCATTTTGGCTGGCAGCGAAAGGATACCAAGTATACATGGGCAACAATCGAGCTGCGTTCGATATGGGACACAGGACCCATTCCCGCTATTCTCCTGCATTTTGGGACTATAATATCCACGATTTGGCATTGTACGATCTTCCCGCCATGGTGGATTTTGTGCGGCACAAAACGGAACACGACAAGATTGCATACATTGGACATTCACAAGGGAATGCTATCATGTTCCTCGCTCTTTCGCGGTGGTTTGTGCCTGCATTGGCAGACCGCATTTCGTATTTtgcggcactggcgccTGCCGTATACAGTGGGCCCCTCACGAAAAAATTCCCATTGAAGTATCTCTCCAAGCTGGATTGGCTTGCATGGCGCAGACTATTTGGCGTTTGTGATTTTATACCTCTTATGAAAT TTTCTTACGACTGGACACCTGCTACGCCGTATGCGGCGCTAGGATACCAAATGTTTG CGTACCTATTTGAATGGACAGATACAAATTGGCTTTTGCGCAGGAAAGGCAAAATGTTTCGCTTCACTCCGCAACCAACTTCGTCGGCTTCCATGTTTTGGTGGGCTGGGAAGAATGGGTTTGCCGAGCGTGGATGCTTGTTTGCGCAAGATACCCAATGGTACGATGAGCGATTTCCACCGGCTGCCTTGTTTGGCGGAGGTGCAGACAGATTAGTGCTTACGGAGCCATTGCTCGAGCATTTTGACAAGTACGAACACCAAGCGAATTTGATCCGGATCAAGATTCAACCTGGGGCTGAG CATTGTGATCATTATTGGTCTGCAGATGCTGTGGAATGGTGTTTTAATGACATTCTTG ATGACATTGAAAAGACTCGGCCCAGAGAGTAG
- a CDS encoding uncharacterized protein (EggNog:ENOG503P91D; TransMembrane:1 (n4-15c21/22o243-263i); SECRETED:SignalP(1-21)) codes for MHKFIWAIPCALLCAPALVHASNEPLMAFMSPRASKNVLRAPSAEALAERSPAVSAEHIVKRMTHHSGPNGTPELCDLDAIVHVQVDDLDHTTFASLGGRGSDALQKRVLLTPYQIAFQEVDQETKTVSDTLKAAVLSFCSSVSGAPWRTSTDLGDTDADARTLYSVVASDLQASQSEIAAQLADLENAYPEHVVIVSAAAPGLARRSMEARQAQPGEPPRSAPFQPPAKFFERYQVFSTETVLSIGIAVFLLFFTTVGVSMISSTQVPDKLGSSSTNVTQEKKRQ; via the coding sequence ATGCATAAATTCATATGGGCAATTCcatgtgcgctgctttgcgcgcccGCACTCGTGCATGCGTCCAATGAGCCGCTGATGGCATTCATGTCGCCTCGGGCGTCGAAGAATGtgctccgcgcgccgtctgcaGAGGCACTCGCGGAGCGTAGCCCAGCAGTCTCGGCAGAGCACATTGTCAAGCGGATGACGCACCATAGCGGACCGAACGGCACGCCTGAACTATGTGATCTCGACGCTATTGTGCACGTCCAAGTCGACGATTTGGACCACACCACGTTTGCTTCGCTGGGCGGTCGGGGGTCggacgcgctgcagaagcgcgTGCTGCTGACTCCTTACCAGATCGCGTTTCAAGAAGTCGACCAGGAAACTAAGACTGTATCAGACACGCTCAAAGCCGCGGTACTCTCATTTTGCAGCAGTGTCAGCGGCGCTCCgtggcgcacaagcacagACTTGGGCGACACGGACGCTGATGCTCGTACACTCTATTCCGTGGTCGCGTCTGACTTGCAGGCATCCCAATCAGAGATTGCCGCACAGCTTGCTGATCTGGAAAATGCATACCCCGAGCACGTCGTGATTGtcagcgcagcagctcccGGCCTAGccaggcgcagcatggaGGCACGACAGGCACAGCCCGGCGAACCACCACGCAGTGCACCGTTCCAGCCACCTGCCAAATTCTTTGAGCGGTACCAGGTGTTTAGCACAGAGACTGTGCTTAGTATTGGAATTGCCGTATTCTTGCTTTTTTTCACCACGGTCGGCGTTTCGATGATCAGCTCTACCCAAGTGCCGGACAAGCTCGGGTCCTCGAGCACCAATGTTACACAGGAGAAGAAGCGACAGTGA
- the CPA2 gene encoding carbamoyl-phosphate synthase (glutamine-hydrolyzing) (COG:E; COG:F; EggNog:ENOG503NUIJ), translated as MPSRLLTTAVGYTLSSGCARAAAIPAKKLAWEALRYMHTSQPSAQPFTSRPVGAVPQGSEGIDRWRRFIPETPKADVKKVLLVGSGGLSIGQAGEFDYSGSQAIKALRESGIETVLINPNIATIQTSHELASQVYFLPISPDYVAYVLEKERPDGVFLTFGGQSALNCGVKLDEMGVFERLGVQVLGSQVEVLRVCEDRDLFVQALDEINIPVARSEAVSTVPEALRAAGEIGYPVIVRAAYALGGLGSGFADDEEELRDLSARSLSLSPQILVEKSLRGWKESEYEVLRDQQDNAIICCNMENFDPLGIHTGDSIVVAPSQTLSDDNYHMLRSAALKVIRHLGIVGECNIQYALDPDSREYRVIEVNPRLSRSSALASKATGYPLAYTAAKLALGHTLPELPNAVTKTTTACFEPSLDYIVTKIPKWDLSKFQHVNRQTGSSMKSVGEVMAIGRTFEESLQKAVRQIAPNYDGFDVYARPDDVDHALAVPTDTRLFAIAYAMLEKNYSVERIHQLSKIDRWFLFKLENIANTHRELKKRSALAAIDDALMRTAKQQGFSDIQIANLVGSTELEVRAARKAMNIHPWVKRIDTVAAEYPAQTNYLYTTYNASSHDVEFDEHGTMVLGSGVYRIGSSVEFDWCAVTCVRKIKDLGNKTIMVNYNPETVSTDYDEANRLYFEELSYERVMDIYEMEGAEGVIVSVGGQLPQNIALRLQESDLKVLGTDPRSIDAAEERHRFSQILDSIDVDQPAWVEVTNVEKAKSFANEVGYPVLVRPSYVLSGAAMNVIWDESMLEDNLTKAAEVNTKHPVVLTKFIPNAQEIDVDAVAHQGKLLVHAVSEHVENAGIHSGDATLVLPPFSLVETDMARLKDIAERVAKAFDISGPFNMQIIRKETEKGLELKVIECNLRASRSFPFVSKVLGVNFIDIATSAIMGTNVPEPVDLMAIPRDHVAVKVPQFSWTRLGGADPFLGVEMASTGEVASFGRDLHEAYWASIASTTGFRVPQARKGVLLGGDISKPELTTISKKLYNLGFKLYCSNTGVEAFLNEIPHVSAKRIWFPLKDKRKLREVFDEYEIQFVVNLANKRAENTLDEDYVARRNAVDFGLPLFNEPKTALLFAETLEKRMPYGALLPYEEDNIPSEVHSWSSYVPESLK; from the coding sequence ATGCCGTCACGGCTTCTAACTACCGCAGTAGGATACACGCTAAGCAGTGGGTgtgcgcgtgctgctgcgatCCCCGCGAAAAAGCTTGCATGGGAAGCGCTTCGGTATATGCACACGTCGCAACCTTCCGCACAGCCTTTTACGTCGCGTCCTGTGGGCGCAGTGCCCCAGGGAAGCGAGGGCATCGACCGCTGGCGTCGATTTATTCCCGAGACGCCGAAAGCGGACGTAAAAAAAGTGCTTCTAGTTGGCTCCGGCGGCTTGAGCATCGGCCAGGCCGGCGAGTTTGACTACAGTGGATCGCAAGCCAtcaaggcgctgcgtgaGAGCGGAATTGAAACGGTACTGATTAACCCCAACATTGCTACTATACAGACCTCGCACGAGCTTGCTTCGCAGGTGTACTTTCTTCCCATTTCGCCCGACTACGTTGCGTATGTGCTGGAGAAGGAACGCCCCGATGGTGTGTTCCTCACCTTTGGCGGCCAAAGCGCATTGAACTGCGGTGTGAAACTGGACGAAATGGGCGTGTTTGAGCGGCTGGGCGTTCAAGTGCTGGGCTCGCAGGTCGAGGTACTTCGTGTCTGCGAAGATCGTGACTTGTttgtgcaagcgctggaCGAGATTAATATTCCCGTCGCCCGCAGTGAGGCGGTCTCGACCGTGCCAGAGGCACTGCGTGCCGCTGGCGAGATTGGTTATCCGGTCATTGTGCGTGCCGCGTATGCGCTCGGCGGACTCGGCTCTGGTTTtgccgacgacgaggaagaaCTTCGCGACTTGAGTGCGCGGTCATTGAGTCTTAGCCCCCAGATTTTGGTAGAAAAAAGTCTGCGTGGATGGAAAGAGAGCGAGTATGAAGTGCTGCGTGACCAGCAGGACAATGCCATCATTTGCTGCAACATGGAAAACTTTGACCCCCTTGGTATCCACACCGGCGACTCGATTGTCGTCGCACCTTCACAAACGCTGTCCGACGACAACTACCACATgctccgcagcgcggcgctcaagGTGATTCGCCACctcggcatcgtcggcgaATGCAACATTCAGTACGCACTCGACCCCGACAGCCGCGAATATCGTGTAATTGAAGTGAATCCCCGTCTAAGCCGTTCAAGTGCTCTTGCTTCCAAGGCTACTGGTTACCCATTGGCTTACACTGCCGCAaagcttgcgcttggccacACGCTCCCTGAACTGCCCAATGCAGTTACCAAGACGACCACCGCGTGTTTTGAGCCTTCGCTCGACTACATTGTCACCAAGATCCCCAAGTGGGATCTCTCCAAGTTCCAGCATGTGAACCGCCAGACTGGCTCAAGTATGAAGAGCGTCGGCGAGGTGATGGCCATTGGCCGTACCTTTGAAGAGTCGTTGCAGAAAGCGGTGCGCCAAATTGCGCCCAACTACGACGGCTTTGATGTTTACGCACGCCCTGACGATGTAGATCATGCATTGGCTGTCCCGACAGACACGCGTCTGTTTGCGATTGCCTATGCCATGCTCGAGAAGAACTACTCGGTGGAACGGATCCACCAGCTGAGCAAGATTGACCGCTGGTTCCTCTTCAAGCTGGAAAACATTGCCAACACGCACCGCGAATTaaaaaagcgcagcgcacttGCAGCCATCGATGACGCATTGATGCGCACTGCAAAGCAGCAAGGATTCTCGGATATACAAATTGCCAACTTGGTGGGAAGCACTGAACTGGaagtgcgtgcggcacgcAAAGCGATGAACATCCACCCCTGGGTGAAGCGTATTGACACGGTGGCTGCTGAATATCCTGCACAGACCAACTACTTGTACACAACGTACAACGCATCCTCGCATGATGTCGAGTTCGACGAACACGGCACCATGGTGTTGGGTTCCGGTGTATACCGCATTGGCTCCTCGGTTGAGTTTGACTGGTGTGCTGTTACGTGTGTGCGCAAGATCAAAGACCTGGGCAACAAGACCATCATGGTGAACTATAACCCCGAAACAGTGAGCACGGACTATGATGAGGCGAACCGACTCTACTTTGAAGAGCTCAGCTACGAACGTGTGATGGACATCTACGAAATGGAGGGCGCCGAAGGCGTAATTGTCTCGGTCGGCGGTCAGCTTCCGCAAAATATTGCGTTGCGTCTCCAAGAGTCTGATTTGAAGGTCTTGGGCACAGATCCCCGTAGCATCGACGctgccgaggagcgccaCAGGTTTTCGCAGATCCTCGACTCGATCGATGTGGACCAGCCGGCATGGGTAGAAGTGACAAACGTGGAAAAGGCCAAGAGTTTTGCCAACGAGGTCGGCTACCCTGTACTTGTGCGTCCAAGCTATGTGCTCTCTGGTGCTGCGATGAACGTGATTTGGGACGAGTCTATGCTGGAGGACAACCTCACCAAGGCTGCTGAGGTGAATACAAAGCACCCCGTTGTCCTCACCAAGTTTATCCCTAACGCACAGGAAATTGATGTCGACGCGGTGGCGCACCAAGGCAAGCTTTTGGTACATGCAGTGTCGGAACACGTGGAAAATGCTGGCATCCACTCTGGTGATGCCACGCTCGTCCTCCCTCCTTTCTCGCTCGTAGAGACagacatggcgcgcttgaaGGACAtcgcggagcgcgtcgcgaaaGCGTTTGACATTAGCGGGCCGTTTAACATGCAAATTATCCGGAAAGAGACGGAGAAGGGATTGGAATTAAAGGTGATCGAATGCAACCTTCGTGCAAGCCGCTCATTCCCTTTTGTGTCCAAAGTTCTCGGCGTCAACTTTATTGATATCGCAACGAGTGCAATTATGGGAACAAACGTGCCGGAACCAGTCGATTTGATGGCAATTCCCCGCGATCATGTCGCTGTCAAGGTACCCCAGTTCTCCTGGACGCGTCTTGGAGGCGCGGATCCTTTCCTGGGCGTCGAAATGGCGAGCACTGGTGAGGTTGCGTCGTTTGGTAGGGATCTCCACGAGGCGTACTGGGCTTCTATTGCATCCACCACTGGATTCCGCGTGCCGCAGGCTCGCAAAGGTGTGCTTTTGGGCGGTGATATTAGCAAGCCGGAGCTGACCACGATTTCCAAGAAACTGTACAACTTGGGCTTCAAGCTATACTGCTCGAATACTGGTGTGGAAGCGTTTTTGAACGAAATCCCACACGTATCTGCAAAACGTATCTGGTTCCCATTGAAGGACAAAaggaagctgcgcgaggtgTTTGATGAATACGAGATCCAATTCGTCGTCAACCTTGCCAACAAACGCGCTGAAAATacgctcgacgaggacTACGTGGCTCGTCGTAACGCCGTCGACTTTGGCTTGCCGCTCTTTAATGAGCCGAAGACGGCATTGCTTTTTGCCGAGACGCTTGAAAAGAGGATGCCTTATGGCGCCCTGCTCCCTTACGAGGAAGACAATATCCCATCCGAAGTCCACTCATGGAGTTCGTATGTACCAGAGTCTCTTAAATAA
- a CDS encoding protein disulfide-isomerase (COG:O; EggNog:ENOG503NWMI; TransMembrane:1 (o540-557i)) produces the protein MTSHGAWLVEFYTPSSTPCRQFAQMWSKLEVSKDGYREDSTAPFTLARVNCMVSMDLCDRERIEAYPQVVLYEDGSKTNGNVDVERSLEAFSTYIDTAAQAYKQKKEGNVSSSGASGTAAPSALAKASATPQPAAQARFDGPVLGLVEFGTAPIQDAKALETYLGEDRGQGASFVKFYAPWCPHCQAMAAAYEEVAASVQGQLNVLAVNCVTYSDLCDKYEIRGFPTLRLYRNGTADRYVTGERTKSGMLKWLGQKDVYTPLKQVQLSNMQEVMRSSPVSFLYLQAPSVSASEKDAVELAVHASKGPLQLLFSTDVELLRQFAPLLGQTGAGYTSVGSHILVFKDHRYDRPAAVLPLAKAFQTGSDHAPKEIASWIDLQGHPLLSEVTGVSVKDSLQSGDKPFVIGVLGREANSNKAASTITAQIQAMRELATAWSAKSQTVLEQSLRFVWLDAGKYPSLLHDAFRIKAEQTPQLVYLNPAKHRMYVYTPYASEWLDTLHATQWLQQATKGQLQGSTYGTVLDRTMSSVRASNATTAMNSHPLIVMFVVLAVVLLCIPKVRRALFRRDPHPYNKMV, from the exons ATGACATCGCATGGCGCGTGGCTTGTCGAGTTCTATACGCCTTCCTCTACCCCATGCCGCCAATTTGCGCAGATGTGGTCCAAGTTGGAGGTCAGCAAGGACGGATACCGCGAAGATTCCACGGCGCCTTTTACGCTGGCACGTGTGAATTGTATGGTGTCGATGGACCTTTGCGATCGCGAGCGGATTGAAGCCTACCCGCAGGTTGTTTTGTACGAGGACGGGTCAAAGACGAACGGAAACGTGGACGTGGAAAGGTCTTTGGAAGCGTTTTCCACCTATATCGACACCGCTGCACAGGCATACAAGCAGAAGAAAGAAGGAAATGTGAGTAGCTCGGGCGCATCCGGCACCGCTGCTCCAAGCGCTTTGGCAaaggcgagcgcgacgccgcagcCCGCAGCCCAAGCCCGCTTCGACGGGCCTGTCTTGGGCCTTGTTGAGTTTGGCACTGCGCCGATCCAGgatgccaaggcgctcgagacgTACCTGGGCGAGGACCGCGGACAGGGCGCCTCGTTTGTGAAAT TCTATGCACCTTGGTGCCCGCACTGCCAGGCCATGGCCGCCGCATACGAAGAGGTTGCTGCGAGTGTGCAAGGACAGCTCAACGTCCTTGCCGTAAACTGCGTGACGTACAGCGACTTGTGCGACAAGTACGAGATCAGAGGGTTTCCCACCTTGCGCCTCTATAGGAATGGTACCGCCGACCGCTACGTCACGGGTGAGCGGACAAAGTCGGGGATGCTCAAATGGCTTGGGCAGAAGGATGTATACACTCCGCTGAAACAGGTGCAGCTGTCGAATATGCAAGAGGtcatgcgcagctcgcccGTCTCCTTCCTCTACTTGCAGGCACCGTCGGTATCGGCAAGCGAGAAGGACGCGGTGGAGCTGGCCGTGCATGCATCCAAAGGGCCGCTCCAGCTACTCTTTTCCACAGATGTAGAGCTCCTTCGTcagtttgcgccgctgctgggcCAGACCGGCGCAGGGTACACGAGCGTTGGCTCGCACATCCTGGTGTTCAAGGACCACCGCTACGACCGCCCCGCTGCCGTGCTTCCGCTTGCCAAGGCGTTTCAAACAGGGTCGGACCACGCGCCAAAAGAAATTGCATCGTGGATCGATTTGCAGGGCCATCCGCTTCTCTCGGAAGTTACGGGAGTCAGCGTCAAGGATAGCTTGCAGAGCGGCGACAAGCCGTTTGTGATCGGCGTGCTGGGAAGAGAGGCCAATTCAAACAAGGCTGCTTCCACGATCACTGCACAAATCCAGGCCATGCGTGAGCTTGCGACGGCCTGGTCGGCCAAGAGCCAGACCGTGCTGGAGCAATCGCTACGTTTTGTGTGGCTCGACGCAGGCAAATATCCTTCGCTGCTGCATGATGCGTTTCGTATCAAGGCGGAGCAAACCCCGCAACTCGTCTACCTCAATCCCGCAAAGCATCGCATGTATGTATACACACCATACGCGAGCGAATGGCTCGATACTCTGCACGCAACCCAATGGCTCCAGCAAGCGACCAAAGGGCAGTTGCAAGGCAGCACGTACGGCACCGTACTGGACCGTACCATGAGCTCTGTACGTGCTTCTAACGCGACGACCGCTATGAATTCGCACCCGCTTATTGTCATGTTTGTGGTGCTTGCTGTGGTATTGCTGTGCATTCCAAAGGTCCGCAGAGCGCTCTTCCGGCGAGATCCGCACCCGTACAACAAAATGGTTTAG